TTCTGAAGATGGGGTTTCCGAAGTTGGGCACCCCTTTGCCGTCACAGAGGCGCTGGACGTTCCGCACCTGGACCGTCTGCTAGGCATCATTCGCTCACTGAGCACCACCTCGTCTTCTCAGCCGCTACTCTCTCTCGAACGTGTTAAACTCCTCCTCGACGAATCAGGCATTCCTGCGATAGCGAATAAGGGTCATGGCACCGCAGGCGGGGCTTATGCACAAACCAAGACACCGTATGAGAACGAAATCGAGTGGCTCCTTGTCTCCAAAGCGACGGTTCAGGTCTATGGAGCTATTCTCAACACGCTGGTTGATCGTATTGTCCCGTTGAGCGATGATTTGTGGTATTGGGATGGAGTCTTGAGCTCCTACAGCTATAGCAGTATCTACGCGGTACAGACATCTCCTCTCCGGCTGTTGGCGTGGTCGCATGACATATACCAAGCCAGCCGGGCACGATTACGCTCTTTGTCTGCTGCAGAGGCTTCGGCCGAGCTTGTCGAGTCTACACGATCCACCATCTCAcagccatggagcagattCTACGGCGTTGTTCGGGACAGCATTCGGGAGCACTCATTTGCCAACATACAGCGAAAAGTACTCTCGCCCGTTGCTCTATGTCGAGCCGAGGCTAGGCGCAAACAGGCGCACTTGCGAAAGCTGAGGGAAATGACAGCCAGCGGTCTCGGAGTGCTCATGGATGAAGGCCTTCAGCTAGGCCACGACGATGAGAGAGCTGGGGCGCAGGATCATGAAGACCTTAAGGGGGTCGTTGAGCGCAGCGTAGCATTGATGGACATGGTTCTCAAGGAGGCATGCAGCCTGGAAGCCAATATTCATGACTTTGAGGAAAAGGTGTTTGCCGGTGTCGAAGAAGACGCTGAGCTATCTGTACATGTCGAGGAAGACATGACTCCCTATCGCCCAAGCACCCTGGCTCGCCGACTGCTTCAGATAATTGACAAGACGCTACCCCAACATATCAACGCCATGCAGACTCTTGCTAATGAAAACGGTCGACCGCCGGTTATTATTCGATACTGGCTGCCGGCTCTCATCGGTCTTACGTCTTCTACTACCATTCTTAAGATCTTGGTCAACCGCAAAGCAGATATTATCCAATGGATCACGGATTTTGGAAGCACGCTGCGAGATTTCTGGATTCATTGGGTCGTTGAGCCAACCGAAAAGGTTATCAAGACGATTCGGCACGATGAGACGAGTGAAATTGCCATTATGAGCAGAGACAGCCTCAAGGCCGATCGAGAGAGCCTGGAGCGAATGGTTGTCGACTTTGCCACCGACAAGCCTCACTTTGCTGTTGGTGGTTCATCCATCACCGAATCCCAAATCGCAGACATTCGCTCTAAAGTGGCTGAAGGCGACGTGACCCCGGTTCTTCGAGCGTACGAGCAAGACTTGAGAAGCCCCTTTGTCGGTGCCGTCCGGGGTGATCTTGTCCGATCTCTCCTAATCCAGGTTCAGAAGACAAAGGTTGACCTCGAAGTGGCCATGACCGGCATTGATTCGCTCCTCAAGAGCCAAGAGCTGGTTTTTGGCTTTGTGGGACTGACTCCTGGTGTGTTTGTTTCCTTTGGCGTCTTCCAATACTTCCGCAGCATCTTTGGCGGCCGATCTGGACGGCGCCATAGCAAAGCCTCTGGCAAGGCCATTCGCATCCTTCGAAACATTGACCGTATCTTAT
This genomic stretch from Trichoderma breve strain T069 chromosome 1, whole genome shotgun sequence harbors:
- a CDS encoding ATP synthase regulation protein NCA2 domain-containing protein, whose protein sequence is MSLVADQVRRLDAYLDRLPVLSEEASEDGVSEVGHPFAVTEALDVPHLDRLLGIIRSLSTTSSSQPLLSLERVKLLLDESGIPAIANKGHGTAGGAYAQTKTPYENEIEWLLVSKATVQVYGAILNTLVDRIVPLSDDLWYWDGVLSSYSYSSIYAVQTSPLRLLAWSHDIYQASRARLRSLSAAEASAELVESTRSTISQPWSRFYGVVRDSIREHSFANIQRKVLSPVALCRAEARRKQAHLRKLREMTASGLGVLMDEGLQLGHDDERAGAQDHEDLKGVVERSVALMDMVLKEACSLEANIHDFEEKVFAGVEEDAELSVHVEEDMTPYRPSTLARRLLQIIDKTLPQHINAMQTLANENGRPPVIIRYWLPALIGLTSSTTILKILVNRKADIIQWITDFGSTLRDFWIHWVVEPTEKVIKTIRHDETSEIAIMSRDSLKADRESLERMVVDFATDKPHFAVGGSSITESQIADIRSKVAEGDVTPVLRAYEQDLRSPFVGAVRGDLVRSLLIQVQKTKVDLEVAMTGIDSLLKSQELVFGFVGLTPGVFVSFGVFQYFRSIFGGRSGRRHSKASGKAIRILRNIDRILSEARPTENNVLSYKDHGLLLCEVHVLRNLASKLMPDNIQKEFLEDLDDLANVKGVHIQAKALERIRWAYARWLR